The following proteins come from a genomic window of Nicotiana tomentosiformis chromosome 12, ASM39032v3, whole genome shotgun sequence:
- the LOC138902648 gene encoding uncharacterized mitochondrial protein AtMg00860-like, with protein MSKCTFGQERVDYLGHVLSQQGLSVDPAKVAIVQQWPAPWNVREVRSFLGLTGYYRRFIRHIAMIASPLTDLLRHDSYSWKAFENLKQFLSSTLVLALPDFA; from the coding sequence ATGTCCAAATGTACGTTTGGCCAGGAAAGAGTGGATTATTTGGGCCATGTTCTGTCACAGCAAGGCCTATCGGTGGACCCTGCTAAAGTTGCTATTGTACAACAATGGCCAGCACCGTGGAACGTGAGGGAAGTACGCAGTTTTCTTGGGCTCACTGGATATTATCGGCGGTTCATTCGTCACATCGCCATGATTGCCAGTCCTTTGACTGATCTTCTTCGGCATGACTCATATTCTTGGAAGGCCTTCGAGAATTTGAAGCAATTTCTTAGCTCCACACTAGTGTTGGCACTTCCTGATTTCGCTTAA